A stretch of the Xiphias gladius isolate SHS-SW01 ecotype Sanya breed wild chromosome 19, ASM1685928v1, whole genome shotgun sequence genome encodes the following:
- the fzd10 gene encoding frizzled-10, translating into MCSSVELSLIYVLLVLWSGGGSAISSIDPDWSGEGKCQHINIPQCKDIGYNMTRMPNLMGHDDQKEAAIKLQEFATLIQFGCHSHLKFFLCSLYAPMCTEQVSNPIPACRVMCEQVKLKCSPILEQFNFPWPDSLDCSRLPTKNDPNNLCMEAPNNGSDEPPKVSHTQPPDFRPQRPLSGQDLHLKDSGSKQTCSNPGKFHFVEKSESCAPKCYPKVDVYWSQGDKQFSLVWMAIWSILCFVSSAFTVLTFLIDPQRFKYPERPIIFLSMSYCVYSVGYLIRLFVGADRIACDRDSGVQYIIQEGLESTGCTIVFLVLYYFGMASSLWWVILTLTWFLAAGKKWGHEAIEANSSYFHLAAWAIPAVKTIMILVMRKVAGDELTGVCYVGSMDVKALTGFVLIPLSCYLIIGTSFLLSGFVALFHIRKIMKTEGENTDKLEKLMVRIGVFSVLYTVPATCVIACYFYERLNMDYWRILAGEQKCVDSSGLESDECVMKTSIPAVEIFMVKIFMLLVVGITSGMWIWTSKTLQSWQNVFSRKLKKRTRRKAASVFTSSRPYIKPHPSLKGHSTKYEPTRPPPTCV; encoded by the coding sequence ATGTGTTCATCTGTTGAACTGAGCCTCATCTATGTGCTGCTGGTCCTGTGGAGCGGTGGGGGCTCAGCTATTAGCTCAATAGACCCAGACTGGTCGGGAGAAGGGAAATGTCAACACATCAACATCCCCCAGTGTAAAGACATTGGCTATAACATGACTCGCATGCCAAATCTTATGGGCCACGATGACCAAAAAGAGGCAGCAATAAAGCTGCAGGAGTTTGCAACACTAATACAGTTTGGATGCCACAGTCATCTCAaattttttctgtgctcactgTATGCGCCCATGTGCACAGAGCAGGTGTCCAACCCCATCCCAGCATGTAGAGTTATGTGTGAGCAGGTTAAGTTGAAATGCTCACCTATCTTGGAACAGTTTAACTTCCCCTGGCCTGACTCTCTGGACTGCTCCCGGCTGCCGACCAAAAACGACCCAAACAACCTTTGCATGGAGGCACCCAACAACGGCTCAGATGAGCCTCCCAAAGTCTCCCACACCCAGCCTCCAGATTTCAGGCCCCAGCGGCCTCTGAGTGGGCAAGACCTGCACCTTAAGGACAGTGGCAGCAAGCAGACATGCAGCAACCCTGGCAAGTTCCACTTTGTGGAGAAGAGTGAGTCCTGTGCCCCTAAATGCTACCCTAAAGTGGACGTGTACTGGAGTCAGGGAGACAAGCAGTTTTCTCTGGTGTGGATGGCCATCTGGTCCATCCTCTGCTTTGTCTCCAGCGCCTTCACTGTGCTCACTTTCCTCATAGACCCGCAGCGATTCAAATACCCAGAGAGGCCAATCATCTTCCTCTCCATGTCCTACTGTGTTTACTCTGTGGGCTACCTCATCCGACTTTTTGTAGGAGCTGACAGAATAGCCTGTGACAGAGACAGTGGGGTCCAGTATATTATCCAGGAGGGTCTGGAGAGCACTGGCTGCACTATTGTGTTCCTCGTCCTGTATTATTTTGGCATGGCCAGCTCCCTCTGGTGGGTTATCTTGACCCTCACATGGTTCCTGGCTGCGGGGAAGAAGTGGGGTCATGAGGCCATCGAGGCCAACAGCAGCTACTTCCACCTGGCAGCGTGGGCCATACCGGCTGTGAAGACCATCATGATCCTAGTGATGAGGAAGGTTGCAGGGGATGAGTTGACGGGCGTCTGCTACGTGGGCAGCATGGATGTCAAAGCTCTCACCGGCTTTGTGCTCATTCCTCTCTCCTGCTATCTTATTATTGGCACTTCTTTCCTGCTGTCTGGCTTTGTGGCCCTCTTCCACATCCGGAAGATaatgaaaacagagggagagaacacAGACAAGCTTGAGAAGTTGATGGTTCGCATCGGGGTCTTCTCTGTTCTCTACACTGTCCCAGCCACCTGCGTTATCGCCTGCTATTTCTACGAGAGGCTGAACATGGACTACTGGCGCATCCTGGCAGGGGAGCAGAAGTGTGTGGACAGCAGCGGGCTGGAGTCAGACGAGTGTGTCATGAAGACTTCCATTCCCGCTGTTGAGATCTTCATGGTGAAGATCTTCATGCTGTTGGTGGTGGGCATCACTAGTGGCATGTGGATCTGGACCTCAAAGACACTGCAGTCATGGCAGAATGTGTTCAGTAGGAAGCTAAAGAAGAGGACGAGGAGAAAGGCTGCCAGTGTGTTCACCAGCAGTAGGCCTTACATCAAACCTCACCCATCTCTCAAAGGGCACAGTACTAAGTATGAGCCTACGCGGCCCCCTCCAACATGTGTATGA